In a single window of the Diospyros lotus cultivar Yz01 chromosome 10, ASM1463336v1, whole genome shotgun sequence genome:
- the LOC127811800 gene encoding inactive protein RESTRICTED TEV MOVEMENT 1-like, with product MIKLPTVSSTSGEAWDHKGRTELVEIFISYDDYAIKFLQFLYAENGSLVLSERPDGSYLGNKFITVMLQYPNEFLTSLKGTYGYDSSGYRILTSIEFGTNLGNHGPFGEANENDEYFDLQMGNHRQFGGFHGTTKFDILRSIGVYVKPIASLSNLNSINKSTS from the exons ATGATCAAGCTTCCTACCGTAAGTTCCACAAGTGGAGAAGCATGGGATCACAAGGGGAGAACAGAGCTTGTAGAGATTTTCATTTCGTATGATGATTATGCGATAAAATTCTTACAATTTCTTTATGCTGAGAATGGAAGCCTAGTTTTGTCTGAGCGCCCTGATGGTAGCTATCTCGGAAACAAATTCATCACA GTTATGCTCCAATATCCAAACGAGTTTCTAACATCACTGAAGGGAACTTATGGCTATGATAGTTCTGGCTATAGGATATTGACTTCCATTGAGTTCGGTACCAACCTAGGCAATCATGGACCGTTTGGAGAGGCGAACGAGAATGACGAGTATTTTGATTTACAAATGGGCAACCACCGGCAATTTGGTGGATTTCACGGCACTACCAAGTTTGATATTCTGAGATCCATCGGGGTCTATGTCAAGCCAATCGCCTCGCTGAGCAACCTCAACTCGATCAACAAGTCCACGTCCTGA